The following proteins come from a genomic window of Amaranthus tricolor cultivar Red isolate AtriRed21 chromosome 14, ASM2621246v1, whole genome shotgun sequence:
- the LOC130799768 gene encoding uncharacterized protein LOC130799768 — protein sequence MYGSTNNHTPAFNLRCVLEKDKLNANNFLEWEMAVRIVLRAEGRESVLVTPLPEPLPETATVAEKRARQNLEANSVQVTCLMLACMEHDFQKHFNNLDAYTIIQQLRTMFEKNARLERFEANCKLLECKLGKGKPVGPHVFALIGHFQVMEKLGFPYPKELATDIVIRSLPKTFDAFKLNFYMQEGEATLPELHGMLVQAERSLPSEPPLKDVLMVRKNKKFKKKGAPNDSSKPKATPKAKVAALHECFHCHKIGHWKRNCPIYLKKKVWCFIFRV from the exons aTGTATGGTTCAACTAACAACCACACTCCTGCTTTTAACTTGCGCTGTGTCTTGGAAAAAGACAAATTGAATGCAAACAACTTCCTTGAATGGGAAATGGCTGTGAGAATTGTTCTCAGAGCTgaaggaagggaaagtgttCTTGTCACTCCACTCCCTGAACCCCTGCCAGAAACTGCAACAGTTGCAGAAAAAAGAGCTAGGCAAAATCTCGAGGCCAATTCTGTGCAAGTAACATGTCTGATGCTTGCTTGCATGgaacatgattttcaaaaacatttcaacaatcttgatgcctacacaataatccagcaacttagaacaatgttcgaaaagaatgctcgattagagagatttgaagctaattgtaaacttttggaatgcaaactgggcaagggaaaacccgtcggaccccatgtgttcgccttaatagggcattttcaagtcatggaaaagttgggttttccttatcccaaagagctggccactgatattgtgatcagatccttgccaaaaacttttgatgctttcaaattaaatttttacatgcaAGAAGGGGAAGCAACCTTGCCAGAATTGCATGGTATGCTTGTTCAGGCTGAAAGGAGCTTACCTTCTGAACCCCCACTAAAAGATGTGCTCATGGtcagaaagaataaaaagttcaaGAAGAAAGGGGCTCCTAATGACTCTTCCAAACCAAAGGCTactccaaaggctaaagtagcaGCACTACATGAGTGCTTCCACTGCCACAAGATTGGCCATTGGAAGAGGAACTGCCCCATCtatctgaaaaaaaaagtcTGGTGCTTTATCTTcag GGTCTAA
- the LOC130799292 gene encoding uncharacterized protein LOC130799292: protein MIVESDIACIEQLRMDRRTFNIFISLVREVGGLRDTKNMVVEKMLAIFLHLLVFEEKNREIKYDFQWPGETISRHFNNVLKAVLILSSLLLKKPELIPENSTDERWKWFKGEFMEEDSLGVVEEPDEDNLGDGYNADEEGELADRDGMLSDNGSWCIDYRELNKVTVKNKYPLPRIDDLFDQLQGAGVFSKIDLRSGYHQLRIKEEDISKSAFRTRYGHFEFTVMPFGLTNAPAAFMGLMNRVFNAYLDKCVVVFIDDILVYSKSQEEHQEHLRIVLQILRENQLYAKFSKCEF from the exons ATGATAGTGGAGAGTGATATTGCTTGCATTGAGCAACTTAGGATGGATCGTCGAACGTTTAATATCTTCATTTCATTGGTTCGTGAAGTTGGAGGGTTAAGAGATACTAAGAACATGGTAGTGGAAAAAATGCTTGCTATATTTTTGCATCTACTTGTATTTGAGGAGAAGAATAGGGaaataaaatatgattttcaatggcCAGGAGAAACTATAAGCAGACATTTTAATAATGTGTTAAAAGCTGTGTTAATACTTTCGAGTTTGCTCCTCAAGAAACCTGAACTGATTCCCGAGAATAGCACAGATGAAAGATGGAAATGGTTCAAG ggagaattCATGGAGGAGGATTCTTTAGGAGTAGTAGAAGAGCCTGATGAGGATAACTTAGGGgatggatataatgctgatgaggaggggGAACTAGCTGATAGAGATGGAATGTTGAGTGATAATGGTAGCTGG tgtattgattacagagaacttaataaggtcactgttaagaataagtacccgttaccacggatcgatgatctttttgatcagttgcaaggggcaggagtcttttccaagattgatctgcggtccggatatcatcagttacgtatcaaggaggaggatattagtaaatcagcttttagaaccagatacggacacttcgaatttaccgtgatgccttttgggttgaccaacgcacctgcagcatttatggggttgatgaatcgggtttttaacgcgtacctcgataagtgtgtggtggtgttcattgatgatattttggtatattccaagagccaagaagaacatcaagagcatttaaggatagttttgcagattctgcgagagaatcagttgtatgctaagttttcgaagtgtgaattt